The following coding sequences lie in one Peribacillus frigoritolerans genomic window:
- a CDS encoding MFS transporter: MRWVVLILLFFGAVINFADKSIVGLAAVPIMKEFNLTYAEWGLVGSSYYWLYPVTGIFGAAWADRLGAKKVLGFIMLTWTVLQFGVLAITALPLLILYRILLGAFEGPYSPIAYSHADKWFPPKLKGFANSVVVGGGTVGAMIVAPILVSLITIFGWKVAFAALGAASLVWFFLFQFLTKENPVEVYENVQKKKKQKLEKIKVKDFLLLLASPTALFTTLAYFSTYILVVWFSVWLPIYLVEAVKMSPGQMGTSVAIIGVVSVCIYMGVSMASDHLFKKNQNWRSSRVFVVAGAMILGALFFSSIMVFQNPIWVIVAMCLAKGLTYAILPIGPTIMINEMQERGGLMTSILTSSGNLAGIVAPLLTGYIISLAGGNQLLGYNLSILFMAILVLAFGILFAIFVKPAGKLKNKRSDNFDLKSS, translated from the coding sequence ATGCGGTGGGTTGTTCTCATTCTATTATTCTTTGGAGCCGTCATCAATTTTGCAGATAAATCGATCGTAGGTCTCGCAGCTGTTCCCATCATGAAGGAATTCAATCTTACCTATGCGGAGTGGGGTCTTGTTGGAAGCAGTTATTATTGGCTATACCCAGTAACAGGGATTTTTGGGGCAGCATGGGCTGATCGGCTGGGGGCTAAAAAAGTGCTTGGGTTCATCATGCTGACATGGACCGTTTTGCAATTCGGGGTCTTAGCCATCACTGCTCTTCCATTATTAATTCTATACAGGATTTTGCTGGGTGCATTCGAAGGGCCTTATAGCCCAATTGCTTACAGTCATGCCGATAAGTGGTTTCCGCCAAAACTGAAAGGCTTTGCCAATTCGGTAGTTGTTGGCGGAGGAACCGTTGGTGCGATGATCGTGGCACCGATCCTCGTTTCCTTAATTACGATATTCGGCTGGAAGGTTGCCTTTGCAGCACTTGGTGCAGCAAGCCTTGTTTGGTTCTTCCTCTTTCAATTTTTAACAAAGGAAAATCCGGTTGAAGTATACGAAAATGTACAAAAGAAAAAGAAACAAAAACTGGAAAAAATAAAAGTGAAAGACTTTTTGCTGCTATTGGCTTCACCTACTGCTTTGTTTACTACGCTCGCTTATTTTTCAACGTATATTTTAGTTGTTTGGTTTTCTGTTTGGCTCCCGATTTATTTAGTGGAAGCCGTAAAAATGTCTCCAGGTCAAATGGGAACCAGCGTTGCGATAATCGGAGTCGTTTCCGTATGTATTTATATGGGTGTTTCGATGGCTTCCGATCATTTATTCAAGAAGAACCAGAATTGGCGATCATCAAGGGTATTCGTCGTCGCGGGCGCCATGATTCTTGGTGCATTGTTCTTTTCCTCAATCATGGTATTTCAAAATCCAATCTGGGTGATAGTCGCCATGTGTTTAGCAAAGGGCCTTACATATGCCATCTTACCGATCGGACCAACGATCATGATCAATGAAATGCAGGAGCGGGGGGGATTGATGACTAGCATCTTAACATCATCAGGAAATCTAGCGGGAATTGTTGCGCCTCTATTAACTGGCTATATCATAAGTTTAGCTGGAGGAAATCAACTATTAGGTTATAACCTTTCGATATTGTTCATGGCAATCCTTGTCCTGGCTTTTGGCATCCTGTTTGCGATATTCGTTAAACCGGCCGGGAAACTTAAAAATAAAAGGTCTGATAACTTTGACCTTAAGTCCTCATAA
- a CDS encoding thiolase family protein: MNRDAVIVSAVRTAIGKQGGALASVPAHVFGAEVMKEALKRANVEPRMIDDVIMGNVLSGGGNIARLTALETGLSIHLPGLTVDRQCGSGINAVNLAAQAIRAGEGDVYIAGGVESMSRAPYLMDRPEKPYSSKPPQFRKSRLSPKAIGDPPMGITAENLAEKYEVSREEQDEFALQSQKNMARAVEEGRFNEQITPIYIPVRKGDDIEFKLDEHPRPQITKEGLAKLSPAFLEGGSVTAGNSSGLNDAASALVIMSREKAVELGIKPLATIRAQAVAGVDPNYMGIGPVPAIRKVMDKSGLFLNEMDIIEINEAFAAQVIACNRELDMNPARVNVNGGAIAHGHPLGATGAILITKAVYELKRSAGRFALITACIGGGQGIATIIEREA, translated from the coding sequence ATGAATAGAGATGCTGTCATAGTTTCTGCAGTTCGAACAGCAATTGGAAAGCAGGGAGGTGCACTTGCATCGGTTCCTGCCCATGTATTTGGAGCAGAAGTGATGAAAGAAGCCTTGAAACGAGCGAATGTCGAACCTCGAATGATAGATGATGTAATCATGGGGAATGTGTTAAGCGGGGGTGGAAACATTGCCAGGTTAACTGCACTCGAAACTGGCCTCTCGATTCATCTTCCGGGACTGACTGTCGACCGTCAATGCGGCTCGGGAATAAATGCTGTCAACTTGGCTGCACAAGCAATCCGGGCTGGCGAAGGCGATGTCTATATCGCCGGTGGGGTCGAGAGCATGAGCAGGGCGCCATACTTGATGGACCGACCGGAAAAACCATACAGTTCAAAGCCACCGCAGTTCAGAAAGTCCCGGTTGTCCCCGAAAGCGATCGGCGATCCCCCGATGGGAATCACGGCTGAAAACTTAGCGGAAAAATATGAGGTCAGCAGGGAAGAACAAGATGAATTCGCTCTGCAAAGCCAAAAAAATATGGCCAGAGCCGTGGAAGAGGGCCGTTTCAATGAGCAAATTACGCCTATTTACATTCCCGTCAGAAAAGGTGACGATATCGAATTTAAATTGGATGAACATCCACGACCGCAAATAACGAAAGAGGGGCTAGCCAAATTATCACCTGCTTTTTTAGAAGGCGGGTCCGTGACTGCAGGCAATAGTTCGGGATTGAATGATGCCGCATCAGCATTGGTCATCATGTCGAGGGAAAAAGCGGTGGAATTGGGGATTAAGCCTTTAGCGACGATCAGGGCACAGGCCGTTGCAGGGGTAGATCCAAATTATATGGGAATAGGACCTGTTCCAGCTATAAGAAAGGTAATGGATAAATCAGGGCTTTTCTTAAATGAAATGGACATCATTGAAATTAATGAAGCATTCGCCGCTCAAGTCATTGCTTGCAATAGGGAGCTTGATATGAATCCCGCCAGAGTGAATGTGAACGGGGGAGCCATTGCACATGGACACCCACTAGGTGCGACGGGTGCCATCCTCATTACGAAAGCGGTTTATGAATTGAAGCGTTCTGCCGGAAGGTTTGCTCTTATTACGGCTTGCATTGGAGGCGGACAGGGAATTGCTACGATAATTGAACGTGAAGCTTGA
- a CDS encoding acyl-CoA dehydrogenase family protein, producing MTITLTKEMQQMKEMIRNFVEREVEPYAIQIEEEDAIPEHLVEKAKDLGLFGISIPEQYGGIGLNSVGKATVLEQLGRTHNGFVSLISAHTGIGSTGLVKLASEHLKNKYLPEMAAGTKIGAFALSEPGAGSDATNLATSAEKKGDYWVMNGTKHFITNGPIADVYTVFALTDKDKGAKGGITAFLVERDFPGLTVGKKDKKMGLRGSYTSQVIFEDCIIPEENVIGEVGMGYISALKILAEGRVGLAARAVGSSGKLIELSAKYAKERIQFGKPIADNQAIQWMLADMATETEAARALTMMAAQKIDEGKKVIKEASMAKLFASDVFNRVADKAVQIHGGMGYMAEYPVERFYRDARITKIYEGTNEIQRLIIARNVLEEC from the coding sequence ATGACAATCACTTTAACCAAGGAAATGCAGCAAATGAAGGAAATGATCCGTAATTTTGTTGAAAGGGAAGTGGAACCCTACGCCATACAAATTGAAGAAGAAGATGCCATCCCTGAGCATTTGGTGGAAAAAGCAAAAGACCTTGGCTTATTCGGGATAAGCATCCCCGAACAATACGGTGGAATTGGCTTAAATTCGGTGGGAAAGGCTACCGTATTAGAGCAGTTAGGAAGGACACATAATGGTTTCGTTTCATTAATAAGCGCTCACACCGGGATTGGAAGTACAGGTTTGGTTAAGCTTGCATCCGAACATTTGAAAAATAAATACTTGCCAGAAATGGCAGCAGGCACGAAAATTGGTGCCTTTGCTTTATCTGAACCCGGAGCGGGATCGGATGCAACCAATTTGGCAACAAGTGCAGAAAAGAAGGGTGATTACTGGGTGATGAACGGGACGAAACATTTCATCACGAATGGGCCGATTGCTGATGTTTATACAGTATTCGCTCTAACGGATAAAGATAAAGGGGCAAAGGGAGGGATTACAGCTTTTTTAGTAGAAAGAGATTTTCCTGGTTTGACTGTCGGCAAAAAGGACAAAAAAATGGGGTTGAGAGGATCATATACCTCACAGGTCATTTTTGAGGATTGTATCATACCCGAAGAAAATGTGATCGGCGAAGTGGGAATGGGATATATCTCTGCCCTTAAAATTTTAGCTGAAGGGCGGGTCGGATTGGCTGCAAGAGCAGTGGGGTCAAGTGGTAAATTAATTGAATTATCAGCCAAATATGCAAAAGAGCGCATTCAATTCGGTAAACCAATCGCAGACAACCAAGCGATTCAATGGATGCTTGCTGATATGGCAACCGAAACGGAAGCGGCAAGGGCATTGACGATGATGGCGGCACAAAAGATTGATGAAGGAAAAAAAGTGATCAAGGAAGCGTCTATGGCAAAACTGTTCGCTTCAGACGTTTTTAATCGGGTGGCGGATAAAGCGGTTCAAATTCATGGCGGAATGGGATATATGGCCGAATATCCAGTTGAACGTTTTTATCGGGATGCCCGCATAACGAAGATCTATGAAGGAACGAATGAAATCCAACGTTTAATCATTGCTAGGAATGTCTTGGAAGAGTGTTAA
- a CDS encoding thiolase family protein produces the protein MGEDIVIVSAVRTPIGRYGGAFKEISSGHLASIAIKEAIKRANIAAEQVDEVIFGEVRQTTESSNVARVAALRSGIPDSAPAFTVNRLCASGMQAITSAAQQISSGQANIVVAGGTESMSRAPLYLRSARFGGDRTKLVDSNTEAGQQPQEIYGKGLGMGITAENVAQRYNISREEQDAFSVESQRRAAKAIEEGKFKDEIVPVQVSDRKSTVTIETDEYPRPDTTMEKLAGLKPSFRENGTVTAGNACGRNDGAAALVLMKASEAERLQVQPIAKIVDWATAGVSPEVMGIGPVPAVGKLMERTGKKVEDIGLFELNEAFASQALAVIRDLSLDENKVNVNGGAIALGHPVGSTGARIVTTLIHELIRRKERYGVATLCVGGGQGMAIMIETI, from the coding sequence ATGGGTGAAGATATCGTGATCGTGAGTGCTGTACGAACACCAATTGGAAGGTACGGTGGTGCATTTAAAGAGATCAGTTCCGGTCATTTGGCGAGCATTGCCATTAAAGAAGCGATCAAGCGGGCGAATATTGCAGCTGAACAAGTGGATGAAGTCATTTTCGGGGAAGTTAGGCAGACGACCGAATCCTCGAATGTAGCGAGAGTTGCAGCACTGCGCTCAGGAATTCCGGATTCGGCACCGGCTTTTACGGTAAACCGCTTATGTGCATCCGGGATGCAGGCCATTACCTCAGCAGCGCAGCAAATAAGCTCAGGTCAAGCCAATATAGTCGTTGCCGGCGGTACGGAAAGCATGAGCCGCGCACCTCTTTATTTAAGAAGTGCCCGTTTTGGGGGAGACAGGACTAAGCTAGTGGATTCAAATACTGAAGCGGGACAGCAGCCTCAAGAAATTTATGGAAAAGGTTTGGGGATGGGAATCACCGCTGAAAATGTGGCACAGCGATACAACATTTCCAGAGAAGAACAAGATGCCTTTTCAGTGGAAAGTCAACGAAGAGCGGCGAAAGCGATAGAAGAAGGAAAGTTCAAAGATGAGATTGTTCCTGTTCAAGTTTCTGACAGGAAGAGTACGGTTACGATTGAAACGGATGAATATCCGCGCCCGGACACCACAATGGAAAAACTTGCAGGCTTAAAACCGTCATTCAGGGAAAACGGAACAGTCACTGCCGGTAATGCTTGTGGCCGTAATGACGGGGCAGCAGCATTGGTATTAATGAAAGCCAGTGAAGCGGAAAGGTTGCAAGTACAGCCAATCGCAAAGATTGTCGATTGGGCGACTGCCGGAGTTTCTCCTGAAGTGATGGGAATTGGTCCAGTACCAGCAGTTGGAAAACTTATGGAGCGTACCGGAAAAAAAGTTGAAGATATTGGGCTTTTCGAATTAAATGAAGCGTTCGCTTCACAGGCGTTGGCAGTAATCAGAGATTTATCGCTAGATGAAAACAAGGTTAATGTAAATGGGGGAGCCATTGCACTTGGGCACCCAGTCGGATCGACGGGCGCCCGGATCGTGACAACGCTAATACATGAACTGATTCGCAGGAAAGAAAGATATGGCGTTGCTACACTTTGTGTTGGCGGCGGACAGGGAATGGCTATCATGATTGAAACGATATAG
- a CDS encoding PaaI family thioesterase: MPVEVEDIRNQFESSAFFSHIGFEIIRFEEGNVTIKLNIEEHLLNVNGTLHGGIHATMLDTILGMVTRSVTKSKVVTTSLTVHYLASISSGELFAEAKVLQKGYKIAFTEGEIKDPEGNIIAKGTGIFKIIRDK, translated from the coding sequence TTGCCTGTTGAAGTGGAGGATATTAGGAACCAATTCGAAAGTAGTGCATTCTTTTCACATATAGGGTTTGAAATCATTCGATTTGAAGAAGGGAATGTAACGATAAAGTTAAACATTGAAGAACATTTACTTAATGTTAATGGAACACTGCACGGGGGCATTCATGCCACCATGCTGGATACCATTCTAGGAATGGTGACTCGTTCCGTCACCAAATCTAAAGTCGTGACGACAAGCTTAACAGTACATTATTTAGCCAGCATATCGAGCGGGGAATTGTTTGCGGAAGCAAAGGTCCTTCAAAAAGGATACAAAATTGCCTTTACTGAAGGAGAAATAAAAGATCCTGAAGGCAACATCATTGCAAAGGGTACAGGAATTTTTAAAATCATTCGTGATAAATGA
- a CDS encoding long-chain-fatty-acid--CoA ligase — MKKLTRAWHGFYPKETPAEIDIPTLSLYGLLERSAQLYPTCKAVIDGDREMTYMELKDASDRFAVNLDNRGFQKDDRIAIMLPNCLEYIIAYYAIHRLGGMVVQVNPLYQSGELDYILRDSEANWFIGREEQREKLVLTSFSDRLTFISAEQLMETGTDLSRKDKKLPALAIDPKEAVAVLQYTGGTTGKSKGVMLTHFNLISNVLQDFAFTANALQLQRPGERMLGLTPLFHVFGNGRLNSAIYAGSIYITLEQFEINKVVDLIRTHRPTIFPGVPTMYIALLNHPDLTADDLSCLKYCSCGSAPLPIEIIQQFEKKLRVTIFEGFGMSETSPTTHRNPVIGQKKPGSIGIPYPNTDAKIVNLKTGIDELPAGETGELIIKGPQVMRGYWKNPEATATALRDGWLYTGDIATMDEDGYFYIVGRKKDMIIASGYNVYPIEVEDIIYQHPAVKETCVYGVPDSYRGETVKAVIVLKRGKSVSEQEIREYCMQRLARYKVPRSFEFREQLPKSAVGKILRRILMEEATQSPTAGER, encoded by the coding sequence GTGAAAAAATTGACTAGAGCTTGGCATGGATTTTATCCGAAAGAAACTCCTGCTGAAATTGACATTCCAACATTGTCATTATATGGACTCCTTGAACGTTCAGCCCAACTTTACCCAACCTGCAAAGCCGTAATAGATGGGGATCGGGAAATGACATATATGGAATTAAAGGATGCCTCAGATCGTTTTGCTGTGAATTTAGACAACCGTGGATTTCAAAAAGACGATCGTATAGCAATCATGCTGCCAAATTGTCTAGAATATATCATTGCCTATTATGCCATTCATCGTTTGGGAGGTATGGTCGTTCAAGTGAACCCGCTGTATCAGTCGGGTGAATTGGATTATATATTACGGGATTCAGAAGCCAATTGGTTCATTGGGCGTGAGGAACAGCGGGAAAAATTAGTGCTAACAAGTTTTTCTGATAGGTTAACGTTCATATCAGCCGAGCAATTAATGGAAACTGGAACGGATTTATCAAGGAAAGATAAGAAACTTCCTGCCCTGGCTATAGACCCCAAGGAAGCTGTGGCTGTTCTTCAATATACAGGAGGGACTACAGGGAAATCAAAAGGGGTCATGCTCACGCATTTTAATTTGATCTCGAATGTACTTCAAGACTTTGCCTTCACGGCAAATGCGCTTCAACTCCAAAGGCCTGGCGAACGGATGCTTGGCTTGACCCCATTATTCCATGTGTTTGGTAATGGACGATTGAATAGTGCCATATATGCCGGATCAATTTATATCACATTAGAGCAATTTGAAATAAATAAGGTGGTAGATTTGATTCGAACACATCGGCCAACCATTTTTCCTGGTGTCCCGACCATGTATATTGCTTTACTGAATCACCCGGATTTAACGGCGGACGATTTAAGCTGCTTAAAGTACTGCAGCTGTGGTTCTGCCCCGCTCCCGATAGAAATCATTCAACAGTTCGAAAAAAAATTACGGGTTACAATATTTGAAGGTTTTGGAATGTCGGAAACTTCCCCCACTACCCACCGCAATCCAGTCATAGGACAGAAAAAACCAGGAAGTATCGGAATTCCATACCCTAATACCGATGCTAAAATCGTCAATCTGAAAACAGGTATTGATGAATTGCCAGCAGGAGAAACAGGCGAACTGATCATTAAAGGTCCGCAAGTAATGAGGGGATATTGGAAAAATCCAGAGGCAACGGCAACAGCTTTGCGAGATGGATGGCTTTACACTGGGGATATCGCGACGATGGATGAAGACGGATATTTTTATATCGTAGGCAGGAAGAAAGATATGATCATTGCAAGCGGTTATAATGTTTATCCAATTGAAGTCGAGGATATTATTTATCAGCATCCAGCCGTAAAAGAGACATGTGTATATGGAGTACCGGATTCATACCGAGGGGAAACGGTAAAAGCGGTTATAGTCTTAAAAAGAGGAAAGTCAGTCTCGGAGCAGGAAATCAGGGAGTATTGCATGCAACGATTGGCCAGATATAAAGTGCCGCGAAGTTTTGAGTTCAGGGAGCAACTGCCAAAATCAGCTGTCGGGAAAATATTGCGTAGAATATTAATGGAGGAAGCAACGCAGAGCCCTACTGCCGGGGAGAGATAA
- a CDS encoding transcriptional regulator encodes MNTKVLVIGPLDLVELVFTIGQSYSDITMFPAPYKHEQETIDVIKKRVDEADVLFFLGTIPYQIAKNQNITKPMVFIPSTGTSLYRTLFKIITETSFNPIKEPLRISIDTLPTREVKECLEDLEIYPEKLFLKSDQKADELVHFHYELWKNNQTQVAVTCVKSVYESLKGLGVLVFRVVPTMSAIRTSLNNVLLEGKALLQSDTQIAIGILHFNNLLSSLKKPISEYGEQRKKAVLQNLLIDFCEEAQAIFDWSERDEVRFITTRGAIERTTHKYKKAPLLDEIAMKIDVETTIGIGFGHTANEAEVSARKALMKAKVNKPSCFVVDMDGTVFGPVGKDGRLKYSLRSDDPHLMNLAKTAGLSIATINKLLSFCEYFGNRCITANDLANGLGLTIRSARRILNTLENTNLAVIVGEEQPIHRGRPRQLYEFQFSKESVR; translated from the coding sequence ATGAATACAAAAGTATTAGTTATAGGTCCTTTAGATTTAGTAGAACTAGTGTTTACCATCGGCCAATCGTACTCCGACATTACCATGTTCCCTGCACCGTACAAACATGAACAGGAAACAATAGATGTGATAAAAAAAAGAGTCGATGAGGCGGATGTTTTATTCTTTTTAGGCACCATCCCTTATCAAATAGCAAAGAATCAAAATATTACTAAGCCTATGGTTTTTATTCCTTCAACAGGTACATCTTTGTATCGTACTCTTTTTAAGATCATTACAGAAACCTCATTTAATCCAATTAAGGAACCGTTGAGGATTAGTATAGACACATTGCCAACTAGAGAAGTAAAAGAATGTTTGGAGGATTTAGAAATATATCCAGAAAAGCTGTTTCTGAAATCCGATCAAAAAGCAGATGAATTGGTTCATTTTCATTATGAACTATGGAAAAATAATCAAACTCAAGTGGCCGTTACATGTGTTAAATCCGTATACGAATCGTTAAAAGGGCTAGGGGTGCTAGTATTCAGGGTTGTCCCTACTATGTCTGCTATTCGAACTAGCCTGAATAATGTTCTTTTAGAAGGGAAGGCCCTGCTTCAAAGCGATACACAAATTGCAATTGGAATCCTGCATTTTAATAACTTGCTTTCTTCTTTAAAAAAGCCCATATCAGAATATGGAGAACAGCGAAAAAAGGCTGTACTGCAAAATCTTCTTATAGATTTTTGTGAAGAGGCCCAGGCTATTTTTGATTGGTCAGAACGAGATGAAGTGCGATTTATAACCACTCGGGGCGCCATTGAAAGGACTACCCATAAATATAAAAAAGCTCCGTTGTTAGATGAGATAGCCATGAAAATCGATGTAGAGACCACCATCGGAATAGGATTCGGACATACAGCAAACGAAGCGGAAGTGAGTGCTCGTAAAGCACTTATGAAAGCGAAAGTTAATAAACCGAGTTGCTTTGTGGTTGACATGGATGGAACTGTTTTTGGACCTGTTGGAAAAGATGGGAGATTGAAATATTCCTTGCGGAGTGATGATCCACATCTAATGAACTTAGCAAAAACAGCTGGACTCAGTATTGCAACCATAAACAAATTACTTTCCTTTTGTGAGTACTTTGGCAATAGATGCATCACAGCAAATGATCTTGCTAACGGACTAGGTTTAACCATTAGGAGCGCAAGGAGAATCCTGAATACCCTTGAAAATACGAATCTAGCTGTCATCGTAGGTGAGGAACAGCCCATACACCGGGGAAGACCCCGACAGCTGTATGAATTTCAATTTTCCAAGGAGTCAGTCAGATAG
- a CDS encoding M81 family metallopeptidase, producing the protein MRIAIGQLAHETNTFSRVRTTVDLFKVWEWTQGEELLERHTDVLDYLGGMINRGEELGIEIVPTFAAMANPSGTITQETFQKAKNLLISSIMNSGKLDGICLFLHGAGVAEGIDDIEGEILSELRSILGSEIPIVVALDLHGNITETMVKEANVLLGNIDYPHTDSYERGTEAIDLTARIIQGKVNPEMALTKLPLLIPTTTSYFSPIKEINEWCEEWEKHPEVLDCTLFHGFPYSDIPHAGVSVITITNNEPSLAQKISDDIAVRIFEKKDEFFPILPTPKKAISYAFSRTEMPIIINEASDNPGAGTPGDGTFLLKEMIEANIPNSCFGFIFDPEVAKMAHKEGVGSLIHVELGGKTDTLHGNPLKISAYVKSLSDGKFIQSSPMWNGSKVNLGRSARLTVGNVDIIVCSVNSQTFDEQIFLLHGIDVEKSSIVGLKSSHHFRAAFMPIAKEIITVDSPGLSSAKLSTFDYKNITRPIYPFDSILNHLLV; encoded by the coding sequence ATGAGAATAGCAATCGGTCAGTTGGCCCATGAAACGAATACGTTTTCTCGAGTAAGAACGACAGTCGACTTATTTAAAGTCTGGGAATGGACCCAAGGAGAGGAACTTCTCGAAAGGCATACTGATGTATTAGATTATTTGGGTGGGATGATCAATCGGGGAGAAGAGTTGGGGATTGAAATTGTGCCGACCTTTGCAGCCATGGCCAATCCTTCAGGAACGATAACACAGGAAACGTTCCAAAAAGCAAAAAATCTATTAATATCTAGCATTATGAATTCTGGCAAACTGGATGGGATTTGTCTATTTCTTCATGGAGCAGGAGTAGCAGAAGGAATTGACGATATTGAAGGTGAAATTTTATCGGAATTAAGAAGCATTTTGGGATCAGAAATACCAATTGTAGTTGCTTTGGACCTGCATGGCAATATTACGGAAACCATGGTTAAAGAAGCTAATGTACTACTCGGCAATATAGATTACCCTCATACGGATTCCTATGAAAGGGGGACTGAAGCGATTGATTTAACTGCTCGCATCATTCAAGGGAAAGTAAACCCGGAAATGGCTCTAACGAAATTACCATTACTTATCCCTACTACAACCTCCTACTTTTCTCCGATTAAAGAAATCAATGAATGGTGCGAAGAATGGGAAAAGCATCCTGAGGTGCTTGATTGCACCTTATTTCACGGCTTTCCCTATTCAGATATCCCTCACGCAGGAGTTTCTGTAATTACCATTACGAATAATGAACCCTCTTTAGCACAAAAAATTTCAGATGATATAGCTGTTAGAATTTTTGAGAAGAAAGATGAATTTTTTCCTATATTACCGACACCAAAGAAAGCCATTTCATATGCTTTCTCCCGAACTGAAATGCCAATCATCATTAATGAAGCTTCTGATAACCCTGGTGCAGGTACACCAGGCGATGGGACCTTTTTATTGAAAGAAATGATTGAAGCAAACATTCCAAATAGCTGCTTTGGATTTATTTTTGATCCGGAAGTAGCAAAAATGGCCCATAAAGAAGGTGTGGGTTCCCTAATTCATGTCGAATTAGGTGGTAAAACAGATACATTACATGGTAACCCTCTAAAAATATCAGCTTATGTAAAAAGCCTTTCTGATGGCAAGTTTATTCAATCCTCACCGATGTGGAATGGAAGCAAAGTGAACTTGGGGAGAAGTGCAAGATTAACGGTTGGAAATGTGGATATCATTGTATGCTCTGTAAATTCACAGACGTTTGATGAACAAATTTTCCTCCTACATGGAATAGATGTTGAGAAATCAAGTATTGTTGGTTTGAAATCATCACACCATTTCCGGGCAGCCTTCATGCCTATTGCTAAAGAAATAATAACGGTTGATTCGCCAGGGTTAAGCAGTGCAAAGTTATCAACCTTTGATTACAAGAATATAACCAGACCGATTTACCCTTTTGATTCTATTTTGAATCATCTATTAGTCTAA